The following proteins are encoded in a genomic region of Ooceraea biroi isolate clonal line C1 chromosome 14, Obir_v5.4, whole genome shotgun sequence:
- the LOC113563390 gene encoding uncharacterized protein LOC113563390: MSYSPQIVNVRVKNHDWLITNEEIASLSRDEQYMSRFLCSNCSSVFNLEHNLHYYLGIERDQPPKYNCPYFYKTKHPRTCALIVYYIVYIQATSSFIWWTYLHGGQDYNLAIFLNLPRLQFYLLDIRDSVSTDNSNVACTKYILQSENSENIL, translated from the coding sequence ATGTCTTACAGCCCACAAATCGTTAATGTACGTGTGAAAAATCATGATTGGTTGATCACAAATGAAGAAATCGCTTCCTTATCTCGCGATGAACAatacatgtcacgatttctcTGCAGTAATTGCAGCAGCGTATTCAATTTGGAACACAatcttcattattatttgGGAATAGAACGTGATCAGCCACCTAAGTACAATTGTCCTTATTTCTACAAAACGAAGCATCCTCGAACGTGTGCACTCATTGTATACTACATCGTATACATTCAGGCAACATCCAGCTTTATCTGGTGGACATATTTACATGGTGGACAAGACTACAATCTCGCAATATTCTTGAATCTTCCTCGACTACAATTCTACTTACTCGATATACGTGATTCTGTGTCTACGGACAATTCTAATGTTGCTTGTACAAAGTATATCTTACAATCCGAAAATTCCGAAAATattctgtaa